From the genome of Sinanaerobacter sp. ZZT-01:
TTCGTTCTTTTTCCTCTTTTTTAAATAATTTCCTTCTATTAATTCTTGTAAAATTTCTTCAATTTCTTCAAAAGAAATTGCATTCCGTATATAGGTCAGAACGGATTCCAAATACTGAATATCTGTATCTGTTTCTTCAAGCTGTATGTTTTTTTCACGAATGGCTGTCTTGGCTTTACCGTATTTTTTATAATAGCGCTGTGCATTCTTTGAAATGGTAAAACGAGGATCAAGTGGAATGCTTAGCGATTGATTATCATAGTAATTAAGAACTGTGGCTTTTTCAGCGCCATTTTCAATGGCGTGTAGATTTGCAGTCAATAATTCACCATACAAACGATAAATATCGGCATTCTCTGCTTTTAAGATATCATCGCAAAGCCGCTGTTTTTTTAGATAAAGCTTGTCGAGCTGAGTGTTAACGGTTCGTTCAAGATCAGAAGATTTTTGACGAACACGATTAGAAGAAGCTTTATGTGAATAGTAATAAGATATTGCCTGACTAACATCTTCAAAAGACTTACTTTCCATTGTTTCTTGTAATGCTGAGATCGGAAAAATGTGAAAGTCTTGTACTCCGTCCTGATTGAAATATACAACTGGCGTAATCTTTCCGCTCTCTTGCATTTTGCTTAAGGATTGAAATACAGGAGCCAGATCTTTTACTGTAAGGTTTTCAGCTGTTATATCATCTGAGGCGCCGGCACGATAACAGATTTCTTCAGAAAGTGCTGGACTGATACCTTGAATATGATTCATTAAATGTTTTGGCATTTTCGTACTGCGGTGCTGCAAAATAGCAGATAATTCTGACTCTGTAAGCGTGTAGGCACATATTTTATCTTGGGAAGGTGGATATACATATAATTGTCCCGGGAGAATTTGACGATAACGGCTCACATCAATGGATACACGTTTGATACTGTCGATAATCCGATTGGAATTTAGATTTAGGAGAATGATATTACTATGCTTCCCCATAATTTCGATAATCAGTTTTTTATTTACAGAAAAACCTAGCTCATCTAAGGTATCCACGGATATTTCAATAATACGTTCAGAATCTTTTTGTTTTATCGATGCAATGCGTCCTCCTTGCAGGTGCTTGCGCAGAAGCATGCAAAAACCAGAAGGAGTCGTCGGGTTATTGGAGGAGTCATCTATAAAGTGGATTCGGGGGTGACTGCTGTTTGAGGACAGATATAATTTATAT
Proteins encoded in this window:
- a CDS encoding Rqc2 family fibronectin-binding protein; this translates as MSFDGFVTGAVARQLDQTLNGAKIEKIYQPEADELLFHIHSRKNKYKLYLSSNSSHPRIHFIDDSSNNPTTPSGFCMLLRKHLQGGRIASIKQKDSERIIEISVDTLDELGFSVNKKLIIEIMGKHSNIILLNLNSNRIIDSIKRVSIDVSRYRQILPGQLYVYPPSQDKICAYTLTESELSAILQHRSTKMPKHLMNHIQGISPALSEEICYRAGASDDITAENLTVKDLAPVFQSLSKMQESGKITPVVYFNQDGVQDFHIFPISALQETMESKSFEDVSQAISYYYSHKASSNRVRQKSSDLERTVNTQLDKLYLKKQRLCDDILKAENADIYRLYGELLTANLHAIENGAEKATVLNYYDNQSLSIPLDPRFTISKNAQRYYKKYGKAKTAIREKNIQLEETDTDIQYLESVLTYIRNAISFEEIEEILQELIEGNYLKKRKKNEREKKKKPMPYSYISSDGFRISVGRNNKENDYLTLKLADRKDYWFHTKDIPGSHVIVFTEGKEITETAILEASALAAYYSKARQSENVPVDYTKIKFVKKPSGAKPGMVIFTDNHTIYVTPKDLNS